One window from the genome of Mustela lutreola isolate mMusLut2 chromosome 11, mMusLut2.pri, whole genome shotgun sequence encodes:
- the LOC131811027 gene encoding 26S proteasome regulatory subunit 7-like has translation MPDYLGADQRKTKEEEKDDKPIRALDEGDIALLKTYGQSTYSRQIKQVEDDIQQLLKKINELTGIKESDTGLAPPALWDLAADKQTLQSEQPLQVARCTKIINADSEDPKYIINVKQFAKFVVDLRDQIAPTNIEEGMRVGVDRNKYQIHIPLPPKIDPTVTMMQVEEKPDVTYSDVGGCKEQIEKLREVVETPLLHPERFVNLGIEPPKGVLLFGPPGIGKTLCAQAVANRTDACFIRVIGSELVQKYIGEEARMVRELFEMARTKKACLIFFDEIDAIGGARFDDGAGGDNEVQKTMLELINQLDGFDPRGNIKVLMATNRPDTLDPALMRPGRLDRKTEFSLPDLEGRTHIFKIHARSMSVERDIRFELLA, from the coding sequence ATGCCGGATTACCTCGGTGCCGATCAGCGGAAAaccaaagaggaggagaaggatgaCAAGCCTATCCGAGCTCTGGATGAGGGGGATATTGCCTTGCTGAAAACTTACGGTCAAAGCACTTACTCTAGGCAGATAAAGCAGGTTGAAGATGACATTCAACAACTTCTCAAGAAAATTAATGAGCTCACTGGTATTAAAGAGTCTGATACTGGCCTGGCCCCACCAGCACTCTGGGATTTGGCTGCAGATAAGCAAACACTGCAGAGTGAACAGCCTTTGCAGGTTGCAAGGTGTACGAAGATAATCAATGCTGACTCGGAGGACCCAAAGTACATTATCAATGTGAAGCAGTTTGCCAAGTTTGTGGTGGACCTCAGAGATCAGATAGCACCTACCAACATTGAAGAAGGGATGAGAGTTGGGGTGGACAGAAATAAGTATCAGATTCACATTCCGCTGCCTCCCAAGATTGACCCAACAGTCACCATGATGCAGGTGGAAGAAAAACCTGATGTCACTTACAGTGATGTGGGTGGCTGTAAGGAACAGATTGAGAAACTTCGAGAAGTAGTTGAAACCCCATTACTTCATCCAGAAAGATTTGTTAACCTTGGCATTGAGCCTCCCAAGGGTGTGCTGCTCTTTGGTCCACCTGGTATAGGCAAGACCCTCTGTGCTCAGGCAGTTGCTAACAGGACTGATGCTTGCTTCATTCGAGTTATTGGATCTGAACTTGTACAGAAGTACATTGGTGAGGAGGCTCGAATGGTTCGTGAGCTCTTTGAAATGGCCAGAACGAAAAAAGCCTGCCTCATCTTCTTTGATGAAATTGATGCTATTGGAGGGGCTCGTTTTGATGATGGTGCTGGAGGAGACAACGAAGTGCAGAAAACAATGCTGGAACTGATCAATCAGCTGGACGGTTTTGATCCTCGAGGTAACATTAAAGTGCTGATGGCCACTAACAGACCAGACACCCTGGATCCAGCACtcatgaggccagggagactGGACAGAAAGACTGAATTCAGCTTACCTGATCTAGAGGGTCGGACTCACATTTTTAAGATTCATGCTCGTTCAATGAGTGTCGAAAGAGATATCAGATTTGAATTGTTAGCGTGA